In Xiphophorus maculatus strain JP 163 A chromosome 15, X_maculatus-5.0-male, whole genome shotgun sequence, the following are encoded in one genomic region:
- the sox7 gene encoding transcription factor SOX-7 — protein sequence MAALISAYFESFDCPPGDGDVPDAHVSHRTPVDKTPEPRIRRPMNAFMVWAKDERKRLAIQNPDLHNAELSKMLGKSWKALTPPQKRPYVEEAERLRVQHMQDYPNYKYRPRRKKQLKRICKRVDPSFLLSGLAPDHVSLPEQRALSHPLDKDEGSSNGIGGSFSSSSPALPSVRTFREPAGSSSSFDTYPYGLPTPPEMSPLDAMDHEHMPSTYYSTSGSSSVSCSSTVSCPDEHHQSQTHMGSPPPYHTDYTQTQIHCGSTHLGHISHIPQTGGTSGLIPGPPLSYYSSSSFPPIHHGHHQGHLGQLSPPPETQGHLETLDQLSQAELLGEVDRNEFDQYLNSTGGGFHPEQASGMTVTGHIQVSSTTATSASVCPSSTTETSLISVLADATAAYYNNYGIS from the exons ATGGCTGCTCTCATCAGCGCGTACTTCGAGTCCTTCGATTGTCCTCCGGGAGACGGAGATGTCCCTGACGCGCATGTCTCGCACAGGACCCCCGTGGACAAGACGCCGGAGCCGCGGATCAGGCGGCCCATGAACGCGTTCATGGTCTGGGCCAAAGACGAGCGCAAACGCCTGGCGATTCAAAACCCAGACCTCCACAATGCAGAACTCAGCAAAATGTTGG GAAAGTCGTGGAAGGCTCTGACTCCCCCACAGAAAAGGCCGTACGTGGAGGAAGCAGAGAGGCTCCGAGTGCAGCACATGCAGGACTATCCCAACTACAAGTATCGTCCCCGCAGGAAGAAACAGCTAAAACGCATCTGCAAGAGAGTGGACCCCAGTTTTCTCCTGAGTGGGCTGGCTCCTGACCACGTTTCCCTGCCTGAGCAGCGAGCCCTCAGTCACCCGCTGGACAAAGACGAGGGCAGCTCTAATGGAATCGGCGGCAGCTTCTCAAGCTCCAGCCCCGCTCTGCCCAGCGTGAGAACCTTCAGAGAGCCTGCtggctccagcagcagctttgacACCTACCCCTATGGCCTGCCCACACCTCCTGAGATGTCCCCCTTAGATGCCATGGACCACGAGCATATGCCCTCGACCTATTACTCAACGTCCGGTAGCTCTTCAGTCTCCTGCTCATCCACGGTCTCCTGTCCAGATGAACACCACCAGAGCCAGACGCATATGGGCAGCCCACCTCCTTACCACACTGACTACACGCAGACCCAGATCCACTGTGGGAGCACACACTTAGGTCATATTTCTCACATACCCCAAACTGGAGGCACCAGTGGACTGATCCCTGGCCCGCCCCTGTCCTACTACAGCTCCTCGTCTTTCCCGCCAATTCACCATGGGCACCACCAGGGTCACCTGGGTCAACTTTCCCCCCCACCAGAGACTCAGGGTCACCTGGAGACTTTGGACCAGCTTAGCCAAGCTGAGCTTTTGGGCGAGGTGGATCGTAATGAGTTTGACCAGTACCTGAACTCCACTGGAGGTGGTTTCCACCCTGAACAAGCCAGTGGCATGACTGTAACTGGACACATCCAGGTGTCATCGACTACCGCCACCTCCGCCTCAGTGTGTCCCAGCAGCACCACAGAAACTAGCCTAATTTCCGTGCTCGCAGATGCAACGGCGGCCTACTACAACAACTATGGCATCTCATAA